One genomic region from Epinephelus fuscoguttatus linkage group LG8, E.fuscoguttatus.final_Chr_v1 encodes:
- the LOC125892647 gene encoding uncharacterized protein LOC125892647 isoform X2: MHRKLTWSFRRDMPKKILSEMHHSFTVMKWGLTQQMFLYVMVSGTLSQVTVHQSSVLTAALGRDVTLPCHLSLSNKVKMVTPAVLYWYFTQDGNDNRRLWFPSDEYMGRVNLLETSPNTLNKSIRLKNVQWADSGKYQCKVSVTTEKDDRFRRTGNETLLLVYETMMFNLTSHNDSLLSCEVNVTRDAGLLLSISHNGCKLQPVDSAPGDAGAALPFTTLSETVSLRSKGEYECQLQLNKDLITKSIFLYHPPVARDGEGGEKNVSRMCPSTVPEPGVVAFPEPWLLYMAVLLVPFTTLLILISVLLMYRC; the protein is encoded by the exons ATGCACAGGAAATTAACGTGGTCTTTCAGGAGAGACATGCCAAAGAAAATTTTGTCTGAGATGCATCACAGCTTCACAGTGATGAAATGGGGACTGACACAACAGATGTTTCTCTACGTTATGGTCTCAG GTACCCTCTCTCAGGTCACAGTCCACCAGTCTTCTGTGCTTACCGCTGCTCTGGGTCGTGATGTTACACTGCCATGTCATCTAAGTCTTTCCAACAAAGTGAAAATGGTGACCCCAGCGGTTCTGTATTGGTACTTCACACAGGACGGCAATGACAATCGCAGACTGTGGTTCCCCAGTGATGAATATATGGGACGTGTCAACCTTCTGGAAACCAGTCCAAACACTTTAAACAAGTCCATACGTCTCAAGAATGTCCAGTGGGCTGACAGTGGGAAGTACCAGTGTAAAGTCTCTGTCACAACAGAGAAGGATGACCGTTTCAGGAGGACAGGAAATGAAACTTTACTGTTGGTTTATG AAACCATGATGTTTAACCTCACCAGTCACAATGACTCTCTGCTCTCGTGTGAAGTAAACGTGACCCGGGATGCCGGACTTCTTTTGTCCATTTCTCACAATGGCTGCAAACTCCAACCTGTTGACTCTGCTCCAGGAGATGCTGGTGCTGCTCTGCCCTTCACCACACTCTCTGAGACCGTTTCTCTGAGGAGCAAAGGAGAATATGAGTGTCAGCTGCAGCTGAACAAAGATCTGATAACAAAAAGCATCTTCCTGTACCATCCTCCTG TGGCTAGAGATGGTGAAGGtggtgaaaaaaatgtttcacgAATGTGTCCATCAACTGTCCCCG agCCAGGTGTGGTGGCGTTTCCAGAGCCGTGGCTCCTGTATATGGCTGTCCTCCTGGTGCCATTTACCACCCTGCTGATACTCATAAGTGTCCTGCTGATGTATAGATGCTGA
- the LOC125892647 gene encoding uncharacterized protein LOC125892647 isoform X1: MHRKLTWSFRRDMPKKILSEMHHSFTVMKWGLTQQMFLYVMVSGTLSQVTVHQSSVLTAALGRDVTLPCHLSLSNKVKMVTPAVLYWYFTQDGNDNRRLWFPSDEYMGRVNLLETSPNTLNKSIRLKNVQWADSGKYQCKVSVTTEKDDRFRRTGNETLLLVYETMMFNLTSHNDSLLSCEVNVTRDAGLLLSISHNGCKLQPVDSAPGDAGAALPFTTLSETVSLRSKGEYECQLQLNKDLITKSIFLYHPPVARDGEGGEKNVSRMCPSTVPGEFILNSTKRSLSAGKMFLFCLFLFLNGQLTHITKIHL; the protein is encoded by the exons ATGCACAGGAAATTAACGTGGTCTTTCAGGAGAGACATGCCAAAGAAAATTTTGTCTGAGATGCATCACAGCTTCACAGTGATGAAATGGGGACTGACACAACAGATGTTTCTCTACGTTATGGTCTCAG GTACCCTCTCTCAGGTCACAGTCCACCAGTCTTCTGTGCTTACCGCTGCTCTGGGTCGTGATGTTACACTGCCATGTCATCTAAGTCTTTCCAACAAAGTGAAAATGGTGACCCCAGCGGTTCTGTATTGGTACTTCACACAGGACGGCAATGACAATCGCAGACTGTGGTTCCCCAGTGATGAATATATGGGACGTGTCAACCTTCTGGAAACCAGTCCAAACACTTTAAACAAGTCCATACGTCTCAAGAATGTCCAGTGGGCTGACAGTGGGAAGTACCAGTGTAAAGTCTCTGTCACAACAGAGAAGGATGACCGTTTCAGGAGGACAGGAAATGAAACTTTACTGTTGGTTTATG AAACCATGATGTTTAACCTCACCAGTCACAATGACTCTCTGCTCTCGTGTGAAGTAAACGTGACCCGGGATGCCGGACTTCTTTTGTCCATTTCTCACAATGGCTGCAAACTCCAACCTGTTGACTCTGCTCCAGGAGATGCTGGTGCTGCTCTGCCCTTCACCACACTCTCTGAGACCGTTTCTCTGAGGAGCAAAGGAGAATATGAGTGTCAGCTGCAGCTGAACAAAGATCTGATAACAAAAAGCATCTTCCTGTACCATCCTCCTG TGGCTAGAGATGGTGAAGGtggtgaaaaaaatgtttcacgAATGTGTCCATCAACTGTCCCCGGTGAGTTCATCCTAAACAGCACCAAGCGCTCTCTTTCTgctggaaaaatgtttttgttttgtttgtttttgttcttaaaTGGTCAACTCACACACATTACAAAGATACACTTGTAG